A stretch of the Sulfurospirillum sp. UCH001 genome encodes the following:
- a CDS encoding flavocytochrome c, with protein MSQETMSRRDALKFGMMGAGAAMLAASNAMAAAPTEKDVKFDEEYDVIVIGSGFAGLAAAAKAAERGYKILILEKMGRVGGNSAINGGAFAVPMNKDQKQFGIQDSKELFIKDALKAGLGINHVEMLELIADRAQEVFDFTVKCGAKYQTGKKPTHFGGHSVARTIVTENMSGSAIIQPMAAFVEKLPGCKLLTRAKMDDFVMSNDGTTVIGVTARINYRFDNKLYSDDRDNKSGEKKVYRAKKGVVLASGGFSMDKDFRQIQDPRMTPDMDATNHDGATAGALLKAFQIGALPVHISWIQEGPWASPDERGFGVAPLLTQQGLFVKGIAVDIRNGKRFMNEMADRKTRADAEYVILREAPKAYPVAIGTYNTFDEQIFAAIDKGLQGGVMKKFDTIDALAANYKIPADALKATIAKYNEDAKNGVVDEFKKQTLADMKGKECIEMKGPFYAIRLVPKPHHTMGGLKINTKAQVISANTNKPIPGLFAAGEVTGGTHGASRLGSCAIADCLVCGFVAGENI; from the coding sequence ATGAGTCAAGAGACTATGTCCAGAAGGGATGCTCTAAAATTCGGTATGATGGGTGCTGGCGCAGCAATGCTTGCTGCATCAAATGCAATGGCAGCAGCCCCAACAGAAAAAGATGTTAAATTTGATGAAGAGTATGATGTTATTGTTATTGGTTCAGGATTTGCAGGTTTAGCTGCAGCAGCAAAAGCAGCTGAGAGAGGTTATAAAATTCTTATTCTCGAAAAAATGGGTCGTGTGGGTGGTAACTCTGCTATCAACGGTGGTGCTTTCGCTGTTCCTATGAATAAAGATCAAAAACAATTTGGCATCCAAGACTCTAAAGAACTCTTTATTAAAGATGCACTCAAAGCAGGTCTTGGTATTAACCACGTTGAGATGTTAGAGTTGATCGCAGATCGTGCGCAAGAAGTATTTGATTTTACCGTAAAATGCGGTGCAAAATACCAAACAGGTAAAAAACCAACCCATTTTGGTGGCCACTCAGTGGCTAGAACCATTGTTACTGAAAACATGAGTGGTTCTGCAATCATTCAACCAATGGCTGCATTTGTTGAGAAACTTCCAGGTTGTAAACTATTAACCCGTGCAAAAATGGACGACTTTGTTATGAGCAATGATGGTACAACGGTTATTGGTGTCACTGCTCGTATTAACTACCGTTTTGACAATAAACTTTATAGTGATGACCGCGATAATAAATCAGGCGAGAAAAAAGTGTACCGCGCGAAAAAAGGTGTTGTTTTAGCGAGTGGTGGTTTCTCTATGGATAAAGATTTTAGACAAATTCAAGACCCACGTATGACCCCAGATATGGACGCAACAAACCACGATGGTGCAACAGCGGGCGCACTTCTTAAAGCATTCCAAATTGGAGCACTTCCTGTACACATTAGCTGGATTCAAGAAGGTCCATGGGCAAGCCCAGATGAGAGAGGTTTTGGCGTAGCACCTCTTCTTACTCAACAAGGTTTATTTGTAAAAGGTATCGCTGTTGATATTAGAAACGGTAAACGTTTTATGAATGAAATGGCAGATAGAAAAACAAGAGCGGACGCTGAATACGTCATCTTAAGAGAAGCGCCAAAAGCATACCCAGTTGCTATTGGTACGTACAATACATTTGATGAGCAAATCTTTGCAGCGATTGACAAAGGTCTTCAAGGTGGCGTTATGAAAAAATTCGATACCATCGATGCTTTGGCTGCAAATTACAAAATTCCAGCAGATGCCCTTAAAGCAACTATTGCAAAATACAATGAAGATGCTAAAAACGGTGTAGTAGATGAATTTAAAAAACAAACACTTGCTGATATGAAGGGTAAAGAGTGTATTGAAATGAAAGGACCATTCTATGCGATTCGTTTGGTTCCAAAACCTCACCATACAATGGGTGGTCTCAAAATCAATACAAAAGCACAAGTTATCTCTGCTAATACTAATAAACCAATCCCAGGTCTTTTTGCAGCAGGCGAGGTTACAGGTGGTACACATGGAGCGAGTCGTTTAGGTAGTTGTGCGATTGCGGACTGTTTAGTATGTGGTTTTGTTGCAGGAGAAAACATCTAA
- a CDS encoding cytochrome c3 family protein: MRNKKTLLALGFFLILGVASLVGSEVKASSPQMNITPEMKEKFPIKPHHAKLSFKCTDCHEGQGDDPENFKAIEDKGCLSCHKTKQYLADRLKFMDALHTNPHNSIHDGPKLYCDECHFEHKKSDNMCLSCHSNDVKLWMRETP, translated from the coding sequence ATGCGTAACAAAAAAACTCTTTTAGCATTAGGGTTTTTTCTCATTCTTGGTGTGGCGTCTTTAGTGGGGAGTGAAGTGAAAGCTTCCTCTCCTCAGATGAACATCACTCCTGAAATGAAAGAAAAATTCCCTATAAAGCCTCATCATGCCAAGTTATCGTTTAAATGTACGGATTGTCATGAAGGTCAAGGGGATGACCCAGAAAATTTTAAAGCGATTGAAGATAAAGGGTGTTTGTCTTGCCATAAAACAAAACAGTATTTGGCAGATAGACTGAAATTTATGGATGCGTTGCATACCAATCCACATAACTCTATTCACGATGGACCAAAACTCTATTGTGATGAGTGTCATTTTGAACATAAAAAGTCTGACAATATGTGCTTAAGCTGTCACAGCAACGATGTAAAACTTTGGATGAGGGAGACACCATGA
- a CDS encoding NapC/NirT family cytochrome c encodes MMKKLFLLIKSNILLTALVGVFIGLLCSWILYEGLHRTSDDRFCIVCHEMKPMVAAYHNDVHGGNGKVGIKVTCVTCHLPHDNVFAYILTKARNGVMEGAIHFFGNPDNIDWQANRANRAHFVKDEACYGCHTNYKTNEAISEQGRKMHAHYDSLKETANEISCASCHVEVGHKGLRSMLNYYKPEYSYYKGKLDKKKEEAEKKLAEEMKK; translated from the coding sequence ATGATGAAAAAACTATTTCTCCTCATCAAAAGCAATATTTTGCTCACAGCATTAGTAGGCGTTTTTATTGGATTACTGTGTTCGTGGATTTTATATGAAGGTCTTCATAGAACCAGTGATGATAGATTTTGTATCGTTTGTCATGAAATGAAACCTATGGTTGCGGCATACCACAATGATGTACACGGTGGAAATGGCAAAGTTGGTATTAAAGTGACGTGTGTTACTTGTCACTTACCGCATGACAATGTCTTTGCGTATATCTTAACAAAAGCACGCAATGGTGTTATGGAAGGGGCAATTCACTTCTTTGGCAATCCAGATAACATTGATTGGCAAGCCAATCGTGCCAATCGTGCACACTTTGTTAAAGATGAAGCGTGTTATGGTTGTCATACCAACTATAAAACCAATGAAGCCATCAGTGAACAAGGTCGTAAAATGCACGCGCATTATGACAGCTTAAAAGAGACAGCAAACGAGATTAGCTGTGCTTCATGTCACGTAGAAGTAGGGCACAAAGGACTTAGAAGTATGCTCAATTACTATAAGCCTGAGTACAGTTACTACAAAGGCAAATTAGATAAGAAAAAAGAAGAGGCTGAGAAAAAATTGGCCGAAGAGATGAAAAAATAG